In the genome of Nitrospira japonica, one region contains:
- a CDS encoding putative Ig domain-containing protein — protein sequence MTALIASAPRPSFRLLQRSLRLVLGVLSLSVMAGCNDVSEAPAPDPGPGALTIVTASLPDATVRQPYSITIGGSGGITPYSWGVTPPLPANLSFNGASGAISGMPAAQGTSSHTFTLQDSSVPPQTTQKTLSLKINQALVPPAITTLSLPAGTVNAPYPQTTLNATGGVPPLVWQPVGMPFGLTFDAASHSISGVPTSSGTANVTFTVNDSAVPFNQTASGTLSITVNVALKIDTTSLPEGSVNQGYGPVQLNASGGGQPYSWTIVGGAPPAPGLTLSSGGVITGQPTTKGAFTNTYRVQDNNGAAVTQSLTITVAELIIDTTGLPTGRVGVAYGPVALTASGGTPPYVWSSSVVPVLPSGLLFDPNSGTVSGAPLVPQINGSHTFSVRDAANRTATKALGLTILDSLTSR from the coding sequence CGCGGCCCTCATTCCGACTACTCCAGCGGTCCCTCAGACTTGTTCTAGGAGTGCTGTCGCTGTCAGTCATGGCCGGCTGTAACGATGTATCGGAAGCCCCGGCTCCGGATCCGGGCCCCGGCGCCCTAACCATTGTTACCGCTTCGCTCCCGGACGCCACCGTCAGACAACCCTACTCCATCACAATAGGCGGCTCGGGCGGCATCACCCCCTATTCATGGGGCGTGACTCCTCCGTTGCCGGCCAATCTCTCGTTCAATGGAGCCAGCGGTGCGATCAGCGGCATGCCGGCCGCACAAGGTACAAGTTCACATACCTTTACGCTTCAAGACTCTTCGGTGCCTCCCCAAACGACCCAGAAGACCCTTTCATTGAAGATCAATCAGGCCCTGGTTCCACCGGCGATCACCACGCTGTCGTTGCCGGCCGGAACCGTGAACGCGCCCTATCCGCAGACGACACTCAATGCGACCGGAGGAGTTCCTCCCTTGGTCTGGCAGCCGGTCGGCATGCCCTTCGGATTGACATTCGACGCGGCCAGCCACTCCATTAGTGGAGTGCCCACCAGCAGCGGTACAGCAAACGTCACCTTTACGGTGAACGATTCCGCAGTCCCTTTCAATCAAACCGCAAGCGGGACACTCTCCATCACCGTCAATGTGGCCTTGAAGATCGACACGACTTCGCTCCCGGAAGGTTCGGTCAATCAAGGTTACGGACCGGTTCAACTGAACGCCTCGGGGGGCGGACAACCCTATTCTTGGACCATCGTCGGAGGAGCGCCGCCGGCTCCGGGCCTCACCCTCAGCTCGGGCGGCGTAATCACCGGTCAACCGACGACCAAGGGAGCATTCACCAATACCTATCGCGTGCAGGACAACAATGGAGCGGCCGTGACGCAGTCGCTGACCATTACTGTGGCCGAATTGATCATCGACACCACCGGACTGCCGACCGGGCGGGTTGGCGTGGCATATGGACCGGTGGCGCTGACTGCATCGGGCGGCACGCCACCTTATGTCTGGTCATCTTCAGTCGTCCCGGTCCTGCCATCTGGATTGCTGTTCGATCCCAATTCAGGAACAGTCAGTGGGGCTCCACTGGTTCCACAAATTAATGGAAGCCACACATTTTCCGTGCGCGATGCCGCCAATCGTACGGCGACGAAAGCGCTTGGACTAACCATCTTGGACTCGTTGACGTCGAGATAG
- a CDS encoding putative Ig domain-containing protein, whose protein sequence is MSKAPPPDPVPGELAIATTFLPDGDVGEPYVAAVGGSGGITPYKWSVSPALPPSLTFDQTSGSISGTPTTAATTTHTFTLQDSSNPADTVQKSLSLTVEPPLLVNTTSLPVGRVNVPYPVTTLTAVGGLPPLVWQPVAMPFGLTFDPASHSILGTPLTSGTTSVTFTVRDSSSPFNKTASATLGLTIAPSLTSR, encoded by the coding sequence ATGTCCAAGGCTCCACCGCCTGATCCGGTCCCCGGAGAACTTGCCATCGCGACCACATTTCTTCCCGATGGCGACGTGGGGGAACCTTACGTGGCTGCAGTAGGAGGATCCGGAGGCATTACACCGTATAAGTGGTCGGTATCTCCGGCGCTTCCCCCGAGTCTCACGTTCGACCAGACGAGCGGTTCAATCAGCGGAACGCCGACGACGGCTGCCACTACCACTCACACCTTTACGCTCCAAGATTCTTCCAATCCCGCCGACACCGTGCAGAAATCGCTCTCCCTTACCGTCGAACCTCCCCTGTTGGTCAACACCACGTCTCTTCCGGTCGGACGAGTGAACGTGCCGTATCCGGTTACCACATTAACCGCGGTGGGAGGCTTGCCTCCCCTAGTCTGGCAGCCGGTGGCCATGCCCTTCGGACTGACCTTCGATCCGGCTTCCCACAGCATTCTCGGAACGCCACTGACGAGTGGGACAACGAGCGTGACTTTTACGGTCCGCGATTCAAGTTCGCCGTTCAACAAGACAGCTTCCGCTACGCTCGGCTTGACGATTGCCCCCTCATTGACCAGCCGGTAG
- a CDS encoding Ig domain-containing protein, which translates to MVFYLLGITVPLTDRPHKIHITPPARTARGLWAPFLSVVCLSGLIGCNDVSKAPDPAPGPGALAIVSLSLPDGVVNQPYATTVGGSGGITPYQWSVSPLLPRSLTLDPSTGAISGTPEIVGTTSHTFALHDASNPAQSTQVTLSLTINAAPAVLAITTTSLPSGTVGQQYSRTIQATGGTAPLSWSIVAGALPQNVAFNSQTGLVSGTPTAVGTSNFTVRVVDTTGQADTQSLSILINPSAPPNITTASALPGGTVGLPYSQTLAASGGTGTLVWSRTVGSLPANLALNPAGIISGTPTNTGTSTFTVRVTDALSQSDSQQFSLTVSAALTITTTSLDNGRVRRSYDETLRSSGGTAPFTWTVSPPLPAGLVLNAATGNISGTPSSTSNVVYDFTVRDSTTPTNQTFTKSIRLRVTN; encoded by the coding sequence ATGGTTTTTTACTTGCTGGGTATCACCGTGCCATTGACCGATCGGCCGCACAAGATTCACATTACGCCCCCCGCGCGAACTGCAAGGGGCTTATGGGCGCCCTTCCTGTCCGTGGTCTGCCTGTCAGGACTGATCGGCTGCAATGACGTCTCCAAAGCTCCTGACCCGGCCCCCGGTCCCGGCGCATTGGCCATCGTGTCGCTTTCTCTGCCCGACGGCGTCGTCAATCAACCCTATGCGACCACTGTGGGTGGATCCGGCGGAATCACTCCCTATCAATGGTCGGTAAGTCCCCTCCTCCCCCGCAGTCTGACCCTCGATCCTTCGACAGGAGCAATCAGCGGCACACCTGAGATCGTCGGGACAACGAGCCATACCTTCGCCCTGCACGACGCGTCCAATCCGGCACAGTCGACGCAAGTCACTCTCTCTTTGACCATCAACGCAGCGCCGGCAGTACTGGCCATTACCACCACGTCACTCCCGAGCGGTACAGTCGGCCAACAGTACAGCAGGACGATCCAGGCCACGGGTGGAACCGCCCCGCTGTCCTGGAGTATTGTGGCGGGCGCTCTGCCTCAAAATGTGGCGTTCAATTCCCAGACAGGACTTGTGTCCGGCACGCCGACCGCCGTCGGTACATCCAACTTCACGGTGCGCGTCGTGGATACGACCGGACAAGCCGACACGCAATCCCTGTCGATCCTGATCAACCCATCGGCACCGCCCAACATCACCACGGCTTCGGCCCTACCGGGAGGCACGGTCGGCTTGCCTTACAGTCAAACCCTGGCCGCTTCCGGTGGAACCGGCACCCTGGTCTGGAGCCGGACGGTCGGATCACTCCCGGCGAATTTGGCACTCAATCCCGCCGGGATCATCTCAGGTACTCCGACCAATACCGGCACCTCCACCTTCACGGTGAGGGTAACTGACGCCCTATCACAGTCCGATTCCCAACAGTTCTCACTGACCGTGAGTGCCGCGCTGACAATAACCACCACTTCACTTGATAATGGCCGCGTCCGACGATCCTATGATGAGACATTGCGGAGTTCGGGAGGAACGGCTCCGTTTACCTGGACCGTGTCGCCGCCGCTTCCGGCCGGGCTTGTTCTGAACGCGGCCACCGGAAACATCTCTGGAACCCCTTCTTCCACCAGCAATGTGGTCTACGATTTCACCGTCCGGGACTCCACGACACCGACGAATCAGACCTTTACCAAATCCATCCGCCTCAGAGTCACCAACTAA
- the dnaE gene encoding DNA polymerase III subunit alpha codes for MSFVHLHLHTQFSLLDGANQIGPLVQQIKSFGQPAVAMTDHGNMFGAIEFYRKAKEAGVKPIIGCEAYMAPGSRLNKDGSQLAHNDYYHLILLARNLTGYQNLIKLVSKAYLEGFYYKPRMDKEILKQHHEGIIALSGCLSGEIPYLIGQKNMAEAMAVAGEFQEIFGRDHFYLEVQANGLDHQRIANAGLIEIHKKLNIPLAGTNDCHYLKKEDSRPHDLMLCLQTGKTISDPNRMKFDTDELYVKSTEEIAPAFAEFPGAVANTCRIADHCELELALNKTYLPQYTAPDGYTRESYVEHLATEGLNIRLNDRPSPIARALYEQRLREELTVICSMGFAGYFLIVWDIIRFARSRGIPVGPGRGSAAGSLVAYALRITDLDPLVYSLLFERFLNPERVSLPDIDMDFCMDRRGEVINYVVEKYGSDHVAQIITFGTLGAKAAIRDVGRVLEMPYADADKVAKLVPNQLNVTLQQALDTEPRLRELVETDPRVKELMSVAQSLEGLARHASTHAAGVVISEGPLTDHVPLYKGANDEIVTQYSMGDVEKIGLVKFDFLGLKTLTMIRRAETLINGSRPDRAPLVVDRLPFDDAETFALLSSGKTTGIFQLESSGMRDLLTGFKPDRFEDIIAIIALYRPGPMDLIPDFIKRKQGKVPITYETPELEPILKDTYGVIVYQEQVMAIANKVAGFSLGQADILRRAMGKKKPEEMEKLRVKFLEGAKQNRISEKKAEKLYELIQKFAGYGFNKSHAAAYAVVCYQTGYLKAHYPTEFMAALMTSDMGNQDKIVGYFTECRDLDIKVLGPDVNESQKDFAVADGAIRFGLAAIKNVGEGAVESVLAIRDESGPFASFFDFCRRVDLRKVNKRMLEGLIKTGAFDSTGAKRAQLVAVLDRAVEDGAAAQQERELGQTNIFGAEFQPQGQPAHSANPILPSVPEWDQTTRLKYERELTGFYITAHPLARYEATIGALATTTTTGLTELSDGKEVKLCGIIATVKSMLTKKGDRMAYLSLEDLQGTVEVIAFPDLFKSAGDLIAPERLVRITGTIDRGDKGTKIRGSHIEPLAEVQTQTVKRVRIRLTDRPDTQDQLPRLLEVFKRHPGGATISLTFRTEESLEADTGPLPNLTVTASEHFVAEVEEVLGKGALSLVS; via the coding sequence ATGTCGTTCGTGCACCTCCATCTCCATACACAATTCAGTCTTCTCGACGGGGCCAACCAAATCGGTCCTCTCGTGCAACAAATTAAATCGTTCGGCCAACCGGCCGTTGCCATGACCGACCATGGCAATATGTTCGGAGCGATCGAATTTTATCGAAAAGCGAAAGAGGCTGGAGTCAAACCGATCATCGGATGCGAAGCCTACATGGCCCCGGGCAGCCGGCTCAACAAGGACGGAAGCCAACTGGCCCACAACGACTACTATCATCTCATTCTCTTGGCTCGGAACCTGACGGGCTATCAAAACCTGATCAAGCTTGTCAGTAAAGCATATCTTGAGGGGTTCTATTATAAGCCTCGGATGGACAAGGAGATTCTTAAGCAGCACCACGAGGGAATCATTGCCCTTTCAGGCTGTCTCAGCGGAGAGATTCCGTACCTGATCGGCCAGAAGAATATGGCTGAAGCCATGGCGGTGGCCGGTGAATTTCAAGAGATCTTCGGCCGTGATCACTTCTACTTGGAAGTGCAGGCGAACGGACTCGACCACCAGCGCATTGCCAATGCGGGCCTGATTGAGATTCACAAAAAACTGAATATCCCGCTGGCCGGCACCAACGACTGCCACTACCTCAAGAAAGAGGACTCCCGGCCGCACGATCTGATGCTCTGCCTTCAGACCGGCAAGACCATCAGTGATCCGAATCGTATGAAGTTCGACACGGACGAACTCTACGTGAAGTCCACCGAGGAGATCGCTCCCGCGTTTGCGGAATTTCCGGGAGCCGTCGCAAACACCTGCCGCATCGCCGACCACTGCGAACTGGAATTAGCCCTCAACAAAACCTATCTCCCGCAGTATACCGCTCCCGACGGGTATACCCGCGAATCCTATGTCGAACACCTCGCGACGGAGGGGCTCAATATTCGGTTGAACGATCGGCCGAGCCCTATCGCCCGAGCGCTCTATGAACAACGGCTGCGGGAGGAGCTCACCGTCATCTGCTCGATGGGGTTTGCCGGTTATTTCCTCATCGTCTGGGACATCATCCGGTTTGCCAGATCCCGCGGCATTCCCGTCGGACCTGGCCGCGGCTCTGCGGCCGGAAGTTTGGTGGCCTATGCCCTGCGGATTACGGATCTCGACCCCTTGGTCTATAGCCTACTGTTCGAGCGATTCTTGAATCCCGAGCGCGTCTCGCTTCCTGATATCGACATGGACTTCTGTATGGACCGCCGCGGTGAAGTGATCAATTATGTCGTCGAGAAATACGGATCCGACCATGTGGCGCAAATCATCACGTTCGGCACACTCGGGGCCAAGGCTGCCATCCGGGACGTGGGCCGGGTACTGGAAATGCCCTATGCCGACGCGGACAAAGTGGCCAAACTGGTTCCCAACCAGCTCAATGTGACCTTGCAGCAGGCCCTCGACACCGAACCGCGACTCCGCGAGTTGGTCGAAACTGATCCCAGAGTCAAGGAACTGATGTCGGTCGCCCAATCGCTCGAAGGCCTCGCGCGGCACGCGTCGACCCATGCGGCGGGAGTCGTAATTTCCGAAGGCCCATTGACCGACCATGTGCCGCTTTACAAGGGTGCCAACGACGAAATCGTCACCCAATATTCCATGGGAGACGTGGAAAAAATCGGCCTGGTCAAATTCGACTTCCTCGGCCTCAAGACATTGACCATGATCCGTCGGGCCGAAACTTTGATCAACGGGAGTCGTCCGGATCGTGCGCCGCTCGTGGTGGACCGACTGCCGTTCGACGATGCCGAGACCTTCGCGCTGCTCTCGTCGGGCAAGACCACCGGCATCTTCCAATTGGAAAGCTCCGGCATGCGGGATCTCTTGACGGGGTTCAAGCCTGACCGATTCGAGGACATCATCGCGATCATCGCGCTCTATCGACCCGGCCCGATGGATCTGATTCCGGACTTCATCAAGCGCAAACAGGGCAAGGTGCCGATTACCTATGAAACGCCGGAACTCGAGCCGATCCTCAAGGACACCTACGGCGTCATCGTCTATCAGGAACAGGTCATGGCGATCGCCAATAAGGTCGCCGGCTTTTCACTGGGACAAGCCGACATTCTTCGCCGGGCCATGGGCAAGAAGAAGCCCGAGGAAATGGAGAAACTTCGGGTCAAGTTTCTGGAGGGTGCCAAGCAGAACAGGATCTCGGAAAAGAAAGCCGAGAAGCTGTACGAGTTGATTCAGAAGTTTGCCGGATATGGCTTCAACAAATCGCATGCGGCCGCCTATGCCGTCGTCTGTTATCAAACGGGATATCTGAAGGCCCACTATCCGACCGAATTCATGGCGGCACTCATGACCAGCGACATGGGCAATCAGGACAAGATCGTGGGGTATTTCACGGAATGCCGGGATCTCGACATCAAAGTCCTGGGTCCCGACGTCAACGAGAGCCAGAAGGACTTTGCGGTGGCCGACGGAGCCATCCGCTTCGGGCTCGCCGCCATCAAGAACGTGGGGGAAGGAGCCGTCGAATCCGTTCTGGCAATCCGGGACGAGAGCGGCCCGTTCGCGTCGTTCTTTGACTTTTGTCGGCGGGTCGACCTGAGAAAAGTAAACAAGCGGATGCTGGAAGGGCTGATCAAGACCGGCGCGTTCGATTCGACCGGAGCGAAACGCGCGCAACTCGTCGCGGTGCTGGACCGGGCGGTCGAAGACGGCGCGGCGGCCCAGCAGGAGAGAGAACTGGGCCAAACGAACATATTCGGAGCGGAATTCCAACCCCAAGGCCAGCCGGCTCATTCAGCCAACCCCATATTGCCTTCGGTTCCCGAATGGGATCAGACAACGAGGTTGAAGTACGAGCGGGAACTCACAGGCTTCTACATTACCGCACATCCGCTCGCCCGCTATGAGGCCACGATCGGCGCCCTCGCGACCACGACGACAACGGGACTCACGGAACTGTCGGACGGCAAAGAAGTCAAGCTCTGCGGCATCATCGCCACCGTCAAATCCATGCTGACCAAGAAAGGTGATCGCATGGCTTATCTGTCGTTGGAAGACCTGCAAGGAACGGTCGAGGTCATCGCATTCCCCGACCTCTTCAAATCAGCGGGCGACTTGATCGCGCCGGAACGTCTGGTCCGAATCACCGGCACCATCGACCGAGGCGACAAAGGCACGAAGATCCGCGGTAGTCATATTGAACCCCTGGCCGAGGTCCAGACTCAAACGGTGAAGCGCGTACGCATCAGGCTGACCGACCGTCCGGATACCCAGGACCAACTGCCTCGATTGCTGGAGGTCTTCAAGCGCCACCCTGGAGGCGCCACCATATCACTGACGTTCCGGACTGAGGAATCCCTAGAAGCCGATACAGGCCCCCTTCCCAACCTTACCGTCACCGCCAGCGAACACTTCGTGGCGGAGGTCGAAGAAGTGCTAGGCAAAGGGGCCCTATCTTTGGTATCGTAA
- a CDS encoding acetyl-CoA carboxylase carboxyltransferase subunit alpha produces the protein MRDYLEFEKPLREIEEKIEKLVTSGSTKASHQEEIRKLRMKLAQVEHDLYNGLTPWQRTQLARHPQRPSTLDYINEIFRDFLEFHGDRSFGDDRAIVGGFARFNDRSVMVIGHQKGKTLKERMQRNFGMPNPEGYRKALRLMKMAEKFNRPIVTFIDTPGAYPGIGAEERGQAEAIARNLLVMSRLSVPIVSIVIGEGGSGGALALGVSDRVLMLEHGVYSVISPEGCAAILWDDPAKVPDAAFALKMTAQDLQGLGIVDDIIPEPIGGAHREPRAVTDRVAKTLTNYLFPLTECSIAQLLAEREQKYRRIGAVNGLEAKPS, from the coding sequence ATGCGCGACTATCTAGAATTTGAGAAGCCCCTCCGCGAAATTGAAGAAAAAATCGAAAAATTGGTGACGTCCGGCAGCACCAAAGCCAGTCACCAGGAAGAAATCCGCAAGTTGCGGATGAAATTGGCCCAGGTCGAGCATGACCTCTATAACGGCCTGACCCCCTGGCAACGCACGCAGTTAGCCCGACATCCGCAACGTCCCAGCACCCTCGACTATATCAATGAAATTTTTCGAGACTTTCTGGAGTTCCACGGAGACCGGTCGTTCGGCGACGATCGCGCCATCGTCGGAGGGTTCGCCCGGTTCAACGATCGCTCCGTGATGGTTATCGGCCACCAAAAAGGCAAGACCCTCAAGGAACGGATGCAGCGGAATTTCGGTATGCCGAATCCGGAGGGGTACAGGAAGGCCTTGCGCCTCATGAAGATGGCCGAGAAATTCAACCGCCCGATCGTCACCTTTATCGACACTCCCGGCGCCTACCCCGGAATCGGCGCGGAGGAACGAGGCCAAGCCGAGGCGATCGCCAGAAATCTCCTGGTCATGTCGAGACTGAGCGTCCCCATCGTTTCCATTGTCATCGGCGAAGGCGGCAGCGGAGGCGCACTGGCTTTGGGCGTGTCGGACCGGGTTCTCATGCTGGAGCATGGCGTCTATTCGGTGATTTCCCCCGAGGGCTGCGCGGCTATCCTCTGGGATGATCCGGCCAAAGTGCCGGATGCGGCCTTCGCATTGAAGATGACAGCCCAGGATCTTCAGGGTCTCGGGATCGTCGACGACATCATACCGGAGCCCATCGGCGGGGCCCACCGAGAGCCAAGAGCAGTCACGGACCGGGTCGCCAAAACTCTGACCAACTACCTGTTCCCGCTCACCGAGTGCTCGATTGCCCAACTGCTGGCTGAACGCGAGCAGAAGTACCGGCGCATCGGGGCGGTCAACGGGCTCGAAGCCAAACCTTCATAA
- a CDS encoding 3-keto-disaccharide hydrolase — protein sequence MIRLLGIGVLGVACVIAELLSPIRVPAAPTQTSSSVDFTGRWDLTTRGANGLSSAWLEIDATTADKIQGRLVWLYGGADPIYDIIIDDRTVTFHHSGTGEHLIFTARLVDDRLEGVASGARSQVQWTGIRAPDLHASGQSDWEYPRSLMNGRDLSGWVPRSGRDPRCWRVEKEILFNESPCTDLVSELRFSDFQLHVEFQLRDGGGSGVYLRGRYEVQIGNDAGMPATSRTTGAIFGQLSPSSSEAKPLGEWQALDVTIVGRNVTVAVNGRRVISESDIPGITGAALDSHEELPGPIMLQGDHGRVAFRNILLTPAR from the coding sequence ATGATTCGACTTCTTGGCATCGGAGTCCTTGGAGTGGCGTGCGTTATCGCCGAGCTGCTCTCTCCGATTCGCGTGCCTGCGGCGCCGACGCAGACATCTTCAAGCGTCGACTTTACGGGACGCTGGGACCTGACGACACGTGGAGCGAACGGATTGTCCTCGGCCTGGTTGGAAATCGACGCAACAACGGCCGACAAGATCCAAGGCCGTCTTGTCTGGCTCTACGGAGGCGCCGACCCGATCTACGATATCATCATTGACGACCGAACCGTGACGTTCCATCACTCAGGCACCGGAGAACATCTCATCTTTACAGCACGGCTCGTGGACGACCGGCTGGAGGGCGTCGCAAGCGGAGCGCGCTCGCAAGTACAGTGGACTGGAATCCGGGCTCCGGACCTTCATGCGTCCGGACAATCCGATTGGGAGTATCCCCGCTCCCTGATGAATGGTCGGGATTTGTCTGGCTGGGTCCCGCGAAGCGGAAGGGATCCCCGATGCTGGCGAGTCGAAAAGGAAATTCTCTTCAACGAAAGTCCGTGCACTGACTTGGTCAGCGAACTGCGCTTCAGCGACTTCCAACTCCACGTCGAATTTCAGTTACGTGATGGAGGAGGAAGCGGCGTCTATCTTCGAGGACGATACGAAGTCCAGATCGGAAACGATGCCGGAATGCCGGCCACCTCTCGAACGACGGGTGCCATTTTCGGTCAATTGAGTCCGTCGAGTTCGGAAGCGAAACCATTGGGAGAATGGCAGGCACTCGATGTGACGATCGTAGGCCGGAATGTCACGGTCGCGGTGAATGGGCGGCGCGTGATCTCAGAATCGGACATCCCGGGGATTACCGGCGCTGCTCTGGATAGTCATGAAGAACTGCCTGGCCCCATCATGCTTCAGGGAGACCACGGCCGCGTCGCTTTCCGCAATATCTTGCTGACCCCCGCGCGATAA
- a CDS encoding SGNH/GDSL hydrolase family protein → MRALRTAAHYAILLIGLSLVTILAAEGALRLSGYVSVASVHTVSAAEYDRVPGMFEPNQSLIEKPHPRLHYRVTINSLGYRGPEIDRRKSSDTVRILCIGDSGTYGEFVDDSDTLSVLLEQKLRKEGFQVEVVNGGVPGTTIVDQMQFVRRGMALDPDMVILTFSENDIGDLGAAVPQYVALERNRLLKSKPGFKLVYGLLRDTALFNYMLKVRAAWAIHARAPSQTVEISPAPDVEREVYESRWSLYADTLRKMQRFLADRRVRFLFNVYPTHQRIGVPTPMEPGQSSQVQRIQDLARSIGIPTVETLPWFVRSGYAKEELYHLPYDGHANGNGYRVQSAALLPAVRDYMAAASLDVGTAKRPGRTAELAGSPPLVR, encoded by the coding sequence ATGCGAGCTCTCAGGACCGCCGCGCATTATGCCATTCTTCTGATCGGCCTTTCGTTGGTGACGATCCTTGCGGCAGAGGGGGCTTTGCGACTTTCCGGGTACGTGTCCGTTGCAAGCGTCCATACGGTTTCCGCGGCGGAATATGACCGTGTGCCCGGTATGTTCGAGCCGAATCAAAGCCTTATCGAAAAACCTCATCCTCGCTTGCACTATCGTGTCACAATCAATTCTCTCGGTTATCGCGGGCCCGAGATCGATCGGCGAAAGTCCAGCGATACGGTTCGCATCCTCTGCATCGGCGATTCCGGCACGTACGGAGAATTCGTCGATGACTCCGACACGTTGTCCGTGCTGCTTGAGCAGAAGTTGCGTAAGGAAGGTTTCCAAGTCGAGGTTGTCAATGGAGGGGTTCCCGGAACAACAATCGTCGATCAGATGCAGTTTGTGCGGCGCGGAATGGCGCTGGATCCGGATATGGTCATCTTGACATTCAGTGAAAACGACATTGGCGATCTGGGTGCAGCAGTGCCGCAATACGTCGCACTGGAACGCAACCGCCTTCTCAAGTCCAAACCCGGATTCAAGTTGGTGTATGGTCTGTTGCGTGACACCGCCTTGTTTAACTACATGTTGAAGGTCAGGGCCGCCTGGGCGATCCATGCCCGCGCGCCGTCGCAGACGGTGGAAATATCACCTGCTCCGGATGTCGAGCGAGAAGTATATGAATCCCGGTGGAGTCTTTACGCCGATACATTAAGGAAAATGCAACGTTTCTTGGCCGACCGAAGAGTGCGCTTCCTGTTTAACGTGTACCCCACACATCAACGTATCGGCGTTCCAACTCCGATGGAACCTGGACAATCGAGTCAGGTGCAACGGATCCAGGATCTTGCCAGATCAATCGGTATTCCGACGGTTGAGACGCTTCCCTGGTTCGTGCGTTCCGGATACGCAAAGGAAGAACTCTACCATTTGCCCTACGATGGACACGCGAATGGAAATGGGTACCGCGTTCAGAGCGCGGCATTGCTTCCTGCGGTTCGAGATTACATGGCTGCCGCCTCGCTCGATGTCGGTACGGCGAAACGACCCGGGCGCACCGCCGAACTGGCCGGTTCGCCACCGCTCGTTCGGTAG
- a CDS encoding phytanoyl-CoA dioxygenase family protein yields the protein MAHELTTLLERDGLVRLPVIIPPAQLLSMQQAFETRLQRMSWNDVPGFERTEKFRHMIQDVLTLDQGFVDVSLHPLVKQILYEYIGPGTQLVEAKGWLSLPTKTDFHGWHGDAWYDQQMNSDIPREIKLAVYLTDVSSGAFSYIKGSHRQQHPRLVPDRELAGIAADRIVQVTGPAGSAFLFDTSGIHRQATPVLESRQAVFLNYHDPAIALQREDIEYYRYHPLVLNAAFLGNLTQEDQRMLGFGDKRNYQHGFVRKRRHPALEIMNRSLVEAVMEMNHMMHYPRRIVAKMRSVMGMV from the coding sequence ATGGCACATGAATTGACGACGCTCCTAGAGCGTGATGGGCTTGTTCGCCTTCCGGTGATCATCCCGCCGGCACAGTTGCTATCGATGCAGCAGGCTTTCGAGACCAGGCTTCAACGTATGTCGTGGAACGACGTGCCGGGATTTGAGCGGACGGAGAAGTTTCGACATATGATTCAGGACGTTTTGACGTTGGACCAAGGGTTTGTAGATGTCTCCCTGCACCCCCTGGTCAAACAAATCCTCTATGAGTACATCGGTCCGGGAACACAACTCGTGGAAGCCAAGGGGTGGTTGTCGCTCCCGACCAAAACGGACTTTCACGGCTGGCACGGAGATGCCTGGTACGACCAACAGATGAATTCGGATATTCCGCGAGAGATCAAGCTGGCCGTCTATTTGACGGACGTTTCGTCGGGTGCCTTCTCCTATATCAAGGGGAGTCATCGACAACAGCATCCCCGGCTCGTTCCCGACCGTGAACTCGCCGGCATTGCAGCGGATCGGATTGTCCAGGTGACCGGACCGGCCGGATCCGCATTTCTTTTCGATACGTCTGGTATCCATCGGCAGGCTACGCCGGTTTTAGAGAGCCGACAGGCCGTGTTTCTGAATTATCACGATCCTGCCATAGCGTTACAACGCGAGGACATCGAGTATTATCGCTATCATCCCTTAGTGCTCAATGCCGCGTTTTTAGGCAATCTGACTCAAGAAGATCAGCGGATGTTGGGATTCGGGGACAAGAGAAATTACCAGCACGGGTTTGTCAGAAAACGGAGGCATCCTGCTTTGGAGATAATGAATCGTTCGTTGGTCGAAGCGGTCATGGAAATGAATCATATGATGCATTACCCGCGCCGCATCGTGGCAAAAATGCGATCAGTGATGGGGATGGTCTGA